The Desulfoplanes formicivorans genome window below encodes:
- a CDS encoding HAD-IIB family hydrolase, producing MSSQYPHAPTRNAAARGIFFSDLDGTLLRSDNTLSAADRAALEGLASRNIVRVIATGRSLRSFCDVIEPDFPADYVIFSTGAGVARMAEYEIIKKSVLNREAIMRTVRILRQAAIDFMLHRPIPENHFFAFETNSPTNPDFSTRVNLHKQWACPLRDVETWSEATQFVAILPPWRDASVIDDVRAELTDLSVIRATSPFDHQSTWMEIFPGQVSKGSSASWLGTRLGLTPDTTMAIGNDYNDLAILEHAAHSYVVANAPGELTRRFATVASNNDNGVAQAVARWLRECSFDIDATP from the coding sequence ATGTCATCACAATATCCACACGCACCCACACGCAACGCTGCTGCCCGGGGCATCTTTTTTTCCGACCTGGACGGCACCCTGCTCCGTTCGGACAACACCCTGTCCGCCGCTGACAGGGCCGCGCTGGAAGGCCTTGCCTCCCGCAATATTGTACGGGTCATAGCCACCGGCAGGTCCCTTCGATCCTTCTGCGATGTCATTGAGCCCGATTTTCCCGCGGATTACGTCATCTTTTCCACGGGAGCCGGTGTCGCCCGCATGGCAGAATATGAAATCATCAAAAAAAGCGTGCTAAACCGCGAAGCAATCATGCGCACGGTCCGGATTCTCCGCCAGGCAGCCATTGATTTCATGCTGCACCGTCCCATCCCCGAAAACCATTTTTTCGCGTTTGAAACCAACAGCCCAACAAATCCCGACTTCTCAACCCGTGTCAATCTGCACAAGCAATGGGCCTGTCCCCTCAGGGACGTGGAGACATGGTCCGAGGCAACGCAATTCGTGGCCATTCTCCCCCCGTGGCGGGATGCATCCGTGATTGACGACGTCCGGGCCGAACTGACCGATTTGAGCGTCATCCGGGCAACTTCTCCCTTTGATCATCAGTCCACGTGGATGGAAATCTTTCCGGGTCAGGTCTCCAAGGGAAGCTCGGCCTCGTGGCTGGGAACTCGCCTTGGCCTGACACCGGACACGACCATGGCCATAGGCAACGACTATAATGACCTGGCCATTCTTGAACATGCCGCCCACAGCTATGTAGTGGCCAATGCCCCCGGGGAACTGACCCGCAGATTTGCCACGGTCGCCTCCAACAACGACAACGGGGTCGCCCAGGCCGTGGCAAGATGGCTGCGGGAGTGTTCCTTTGACATTGACGCAACCCCCTGA
- a CDS encoding diacylglycerol kinase, with product MPKPDTKPLLHLVAACRYSWKGLTAAVRHEHAFRQELIVAVIAIPLGIYLGEGMIQKVLLAGSWLLVMIVELLNSALEAVVDLVSPGHNPLAGRAKDLGSAAVLLTIVLAGLSWGMILTEHMG from the coding sequence ATGCCCAAACCCGATACCAAGCCCCTGTTGCACCTTGTTGCGGCCTGCAGATATTCCTGGAAGGGACTGACTGCGGCCGTTCGTCACGAGCACGCCTTCAGGCAGGAACTGATCGTCGCCGTCATCGCCATCCCCCTGGGCATCTACCTGGGTGAAGGCATGATACAGAAAGTGCTGTTGGCCGGCTCCTGGCTCCTGGTCATGATCGTGGAACTGCTCAACTCCGCTCTCGAAGCAGTGGTCGATCTGGTCAGTCCGGGCCACAATCCCCTGGCCGGACGGGCCAAGGATCTTGGTTCGGCAGCGGTCCTGCTGACCATCGTTCTGGCCGGCCTTTCATGGGGCATGATCCTCACGGAACATATGGGTTAA
- a CDS encoding sulfatase-like hydrolase/transferase — translation MHTESQNTSTKLLAYLGCYVCTDLVIRKDAVAQWGLVQYGVYALSIVWAFFLYREIIARIQGRTSNQARRFPALVVSVLITATISISYGFFLYFKILPNISAFGILFFSPRDFLGSIVSRISLASALMFLVFCLLFYRFIRSSAQNYRRQPRSRWEKGLIILLFLASIPLFQSRTTVSSGALLPEMNALFNLGIATYDQLFDQEHSGRALPRPNRPHLPAVARKAPCNILLILNESLRADHIPALGGPKGLTPFLTTLLAREEGVIFPRFYAVATRTIIALPSWMTGTSPVQSGQALEKAPIFSNYAKQLSGTKTFLIASQPYEPGDVYRFVNDGSWDMIVCAENSGHPFQPATQSISDRFLPAYLDRFLENMQPEETFLGVIHTFGTHHPYYADTNKASLLAPVPVQTRYKEAIRALDANLEQIVTVLQKHGRFDNTIILSTSDHAEAMNEHGYWGHLRTFYNEEARVPGWVLIPRALRRSPAFAEMHKGLLANRNQYLSNIDIMPTVLDILGLSPSPEAPPLLGAPLTRPIQGPRIIRMQNYQDVDNAMFPGTALLYGHYKYILLLENGRKKHHLYDMTSDPHEQHNLWPQAPESLKKAIFSEIEAYPTSREVLTFQPPSPWVDLGDRP, via the coding sequence ATGCATACCGAAAGTCAAAACACCTCCACCAAACTGCTCGCCTATCTGGGCTGTTACGTTTGTACCGATCTGGTCATCCGCAAGGATGCCGTTGCCCAATGGGGCCTTGTGCAATACGGCGTGTATGCACTTTCCATTGTCTGGGCCTTTTTCCTCTACCGCGAAATCATCGCCAGAATACAGGGCAGGACCTCCAACCAGGCCCGCAGATTTCCGGCCCTTGTTGTTTCGGTCCTGATCACGGCAACCATTTCCATATCCTATGGTTTTTTCCTGTACTTCAAGATATTGCCAAATATTTCCGCCTTTGGAATCCTTTTTTTCTCCCCCCGCGATTTCCTGGGCTCCATTGTGTCCAGAATCTCTCTGGCCAGTGCCCTCATGTTCCTTGTTTTTTGTCTTCTTTTTTACCGTTTTATCCGGTCAAGTGCCCAAAATTACCGCAGACAGCCAAGAAGCCGCTGGGAAAAGGGGCTGATCATCCTGCTTTTCCTGGCGTCCATTCCCCTTTTCCAAAGCCGGACAACGGTTTCCTCGGGGGCGCTGCTTCCTGAAATGAATGCCCTGTTCAACCTGGGCATCGCCACCTATGACCAGCTTTTTGATCAGGAACACTCGGGACGCGCCCTACCCCGGCCCAACCGGCCGCACCTGCCTGCTGTTGCCCGCAAGGCACCCTGCAACATTCTGCTCATTCTCAACGAATCCCTGAGGGCCGACCACATCCCGGCTTTGGGCGGGCCCAAAGGATTGACCCCCTTTCTGACAACCCTGCTCGCCAGGGAAGAGGGGGTCATCTTTCCACGATTCTACGCCGTGGCCACACGGACCATCATTGCCCTGCCGTCCTGGATGACCGGAACAAGTCCTGTTCAATCGGGCCAGGCCCTGGAAAAAGCGCCCATCTTTTCCAATTATGCCAAGCAACTGTCAGGGACAAAAACCTTTCTCATCGCCTCCCAGCCCTACGAGCCGGGGGATGTCTACCGCTTTGTCAACGACGGGTCCTGGGACATGATCGTGTGCGCGGAAAACAGCGGCCACCCGTTCCAGCCGGCGACCCAGTCCATCAGTGATCGCTTCCTTCCCGCCTATCTGGACCGGTTTCTCGAGAACATGCAGCCCGAGGAAACCTTTCTGGGCGTCATTCACACCTTTGGGACCCACCATCCCTATTATGCCGACACGAACAAGGCCTCCCTGCTGGCTCCGGTCCCCGTGCAAACGCGGTACAAGGAAGCCATCCGGGCCCTGGATGCCAATCTTGAACAAATCGTGACTGTTCTCCAAAAGCATGGTCGCTTTGACAACACCATCATCCTGTCCACTTCGGATCACGCCGAAGCCATGAACGAACACGGGTATTGGGGGCATTTGCGCACCTTCTACAACGAGGAAGCCCGGGTCCCTGGTTGGGTGCTCATTCCCAGGGCATTGCGCAGATCACCTGCCTTTGCCGAGATGCACAAGGGTCTGCTGGCCAACAGGAACCAATACCTTTCCAATATCGACATCATGCCCACAGTGCTGGATATTCTGGGACTTTCCCCTTCGCCCGAAGCCCCTCCCCTGCTGGGTGCGCCCCTGACCCGGCCCATACAGGGCCCGCGCATCATCCGCATGCAGAACTATCAGGACGTGGACAATGCCATGTTCCCGGGAACTGCCCTCTTGTATGGACACTACAAATACATTCTGCTTTTGGAAAACGGTCGCAAAAAACACCATCTCTATGACATGACGTCCGATCCGCACGAACAGCACAACCTCTGGCCCCAGGCCCCTGAATCCCTCAAAAAGGCCATTTTCTCGGAAATCGAAGCCTACCCAACGTCCAGGGAGGTTCTCACCTTTCAACCTCCCTCGCCCTGGGTTGATCTCGGCGATCGCCCCTGA
- the hisD gene encoding histidinol dehydrogenase gives MPCRTITYTDASSWPAISQWLEGRKGPKQSVEQPVLDILEAVKTRGDEALAEYTSRFDCPRFSPDAIAVTAEEMAAGCALVPERDKTIIQEAADNIRSFHENQKQKSWMVTQENGTILGQMVSAVDRAGLYVPGGKGGETPLISSLLMNAIPAQVAGVKNIVIVSPPRKDGTLNPSILAAANILGIDHIFRAGSAWAIAALAYGTQTIPRVDVIAGPGNIFVTTAKRILVGEVGIDMIAGPSEIAILADTSAHPEWLAADLLSQAEHDPLASSILISPDKTILEKTRQALVRQVAELPRHDIAASCLKDWSACILVPDMDTGLELVNKIAPEHFELCVDDPWSLLGKVKNAGAVFMGHHTPEPVGDYFAGPNHVLPTLSTARFSSALSVDTFCKKTSIIAASDSYIQEHGEKIARLARMEQLEAHARSMERRMRPMR, from the coding sequence ATGCCCTGCCGTACTATCACCTATACCGATGCCTCTTCCTGGCCGGCCATCAGCCAATGGCTGGAAGGACGCAAGGGACCCAAGCAGTCCGTGGAACAACCGGTTCTCGACATTCTCGAAGCCGTCAAAACCCGTGGCGATGAGGCCCTTGCCGAATACACGTCCCGATTCGACTGTCCCCGATTTTCACCAGACGCCATTGCCGTCACTGCCGAGGAAATGGCTGCCGGCTGCGCCCTGGTCCCCGAAAGGGACAAGACCATCATACAGGAAGCTGCCGACAATATCCGATCCTTTCATGAAAATCAGAAACAAAAATCATGGATGGTCACCCAGGAAAACGGCACCATCCTCGGCCAAATGGTCTCGGCCGTGGATCGTGCGGGCCTCTATGTTCCCGGTGGCAAGGGAGGGGAAACCCCACTCATATCCAGTCTGCTCATGAATGCCATTCCGGCCCAGGTGGCCGGAGTCAAGAATATCGTAATCGTTTCCCCGCCCCGCAAGGACGGCACCCTCAATCCGTCCATTCTGGCGGCTGCAAACATCCTGGGAATCGACCACATTTTCCGGGCCGGCAGCGCCTGGGCCATTGCGGCTCTGGCGTATGGCACCCAGACCATTCCCCGGGTGGACGTGATTGCCGGACCAGGCAACATTTTCGTGACCACGGCCAAACGGATTCTGGTTGGCGAAGTGGGCATCGACATGATCGCAGGACCAAGTGAAATCGCCATTTTGGCCGATACGTCCGCCCATCCGGAATGGCTGGCCGCTGATCTTCTTTCCCAGGCGGAACACGATCCCCTGGCCTCTTCCATTCTCATTTCTCCGGACAAGACCATCCTGGAAAAAACCAGGCAGGCCCTGGTCCGCCAGGTGGCCGAGCTGCCGCGTCATGACATTGCAGCGTCATGCCTGAAGGACTGGAGTGCCTGCATCCTGGTACCGGACATGGACACGGGACTGGAACTGGTCAACAAGATAGCTCCGGAACATTTTGAACTCTGTGTGGACGATCCCTGGTCCCTGCTTGGCAAGGTCAAAAACGCGGGAGCCGTGTTCATGGGCCATCACACGCCAGAACCGGTTGGCGATTATTTTGCCGGACCCAACCACGTTCTGCCTACGCTCTCCACGGCCCGATTCTCCTCGGCCCTTTCCGTGGACACCTTTTGCAAAAAAACAAGCATCATCGCGGCCAGCGACAGCTATATCCAAGAACACGGTGAAAAAATCGCCCGCCTTGCCCGCATGGAACAGCTCGAAGCCCATGCCCGCAGCATGGAGCGCAGGATGCGCCCTATGCGATAA
- a CDS encoding phosphoribosylaminoimidazolesuccinocarboxamide synthase → MQIVTQTDIKEYPLVSRGKVRDIYAIDASTLLIVTTDRMSAFDVIMNEPIPYKGVVLNQITIFWMEKFKDIIANHLLATDVRDFPADLAPYADQLEGRSVLVKKAKPLPIECIVRGYITGSGWKDYQQSGKVCGYELPAHLMESQQLPKPLFTPSTKAELGEHDQNITMDKARELAGEDLVKKVENVVLSIYEQASAYARERDIIIADTKFEFGLQGKELLLIDEVLTPDSSRFWPVQGYEPGKGQPSFDKQFLRDWLAGTGWAKTPPPPTLPKEVIARTQDKYFEAFRLLTGRKLDL, encoded by the coding sequence ATGCAAATCGTTACCCAGACAGATATCAAGGAATACCCCCTTGTCTCCCGCGGCAAGGTGCGCGACATCTATGCCATTGATGCATCCACCCTGCTCATCGTGACCACGGATCGCATGAGCGCCTTTGACGTGATCATGAACGAGCCCATTCCCTACAAGGGCGTTGTCCTCAATCAGATCACCATCTTCTGGATGGAAAAATTCAAGGACATCATTGCCAACCATCTTCTGGCAACGGACGTCAGGGACTTCCCCGCCGACCTGGCACCGTATGCCGACCAGCTCGAAGGTCGTTCCGTCCTGGTCAAGAAGGCCAAGCCCCTGCCCATCGAATGCATTGTCCGCGGCTACATCACCGGTTCCGGATGGAAGGACTACCAGCAATCCGGCAAGGTCTGCGGATACGAGCTCCCCGCCCATCTCATGGAATCCCAGCAACTTCCCAAGCCCCTGTTCACGCCATCCACCAAGGCCGAACTGGGAGAGCACGACCAGAACATCACTATGGACAAGGCCCGGGAACTGGCTGGCGAAGACCTGGTCAAAAAAGTGGAAAACGTTGTCCTGTCCATCTATGAACAGGCCTCGGCCTACGCCCGTGAAAGGGATATCATCATCGCGGATACCAAGTTCGAGTTCGGCCTGCAGGGCAAGGAACTCCTGCTCATCGACGAGGTGCTGACCCCGGACTCCTCCAGATTCTGGCCCGTCCAGGGATACGAACCAGGCAAGGGACAGCCGAGTTTTGACAAACAATTTCTGCGGGACTGGCTGGCAGGAACCGGCTGGGCCAAAACCCCGCCTCCCCCAACCCTGCCCAAGGAAGTCATTGCCAGGACCCAGGACAAATATTTCGAAGCCTTTCGGTTGCTGACCGGCCGCAAACTTGACCTGTAG
- a CDS encoding enoyl-ACP reductase FabI has translation MLLQGKKALIFGIANERSIAYGIASQMKQQGARLAFSYAGEAIKKRIDPIGEELGADFLVQCDVTSDEDVTRCADTVRDHWGDIDILVHSVAFANRDDLKGRFIDTSRDGFLLAQNISAYSLVSLCKAFEPMMNQGGSVMAMTYYGSEKVITNYNVMGVAKATLEACVRYLAADLGEKGIRINALSAGPIKTLASSGISGFKTILHTIEERAPLHRNVTQNDVGKAALYLASDLSSGTTGEIIYVDSGYNIMGI, from the coding sequence ATGCTTTTACAAGGCAAAAAAGCCCTTATATTTGGAATCGCCAACGAGAGAAGCATCGCCTACGGCATAGCTTCCCAGATGAAACAGCAGGGAGCCAGGCTGGCCTTCAGCTATGCCGGCGAAGCCATTAAAAAACGCATTGATCCCATAGGTGAAGAACTTGGCGCCGACTTTCTGGTTCAATGCGATGTCACCAGCGATGAGGATGTGACCAGATGTGCAGATACCGTCCGTGACCACTGGGGCGATATTGACATCCTGGTCCACTCGGTGGCCTTTGCCAATCGGGACGATCTCAAGGGCAGATTCATTGACACCTCCAGGGACGGTTTTTTGTTGGCCCAGAATATCTCGGCCTATTCCCTGGTCAGCCTGTGCAAGGCCTTTGAACCCATGATGAACCAGGGCGGATCGGTCATGGCCATGACCTACTATGGATCGGAAAAGGTGATCACCAACTACAATGTCATGGGTGTTGCCAAGGCAACCCTTGAGGCATGCGTCCGCTATCTGGCCGCGGATCTCGGAGAAAAGGGTATCAGGATCAATGCCCTGAGTGCCGGACCCATCAAAACCCTGGCGTCCTCGGGCATCTCCGGGTTCAAGACCATTTTGCACACCATTGAGGAACGTGCTCCCCTGCACCGCAACGTCACCCAAAACGACGTGGGCAAGGCGGCCTTGTATCTGGCCTCGGATCTGTCCTCCGGGACAACAGGCGAAATCATTTATGTGGACTCCGGATACAACATCATGGGAATCTGA
- a CDS encoding Tim44 domain-containing protein, producing MRLKHILILLPIMLVVLTVMAMVQTAEAKRFGGGRSFGGRSSYSKSYSRPMPSKSFGQQQNTRAGRVGQAPNRSRWGGMFGGLLGGMLMGGLLGSLFGGGHFMGPNLLDLLLIGGGIFLLMRFLRKRREASVGATSSGGSPYTMDTSSYHTRDGSASETSAWDNLQTGGSTPSGTSSSSVAIPPDFDQEDFMKGAKAVYQRLQNSWDKRDLDDIRTFTSPEVYRFIEEQYKNDPTPSTTEILLLNGELLEVKTIGNQTVATVHFDVIMREDPSSQATEQVREIWHFSKYENKSGDNWVLEGIQQLEN from the coding sequence ATGCGTCTCAAGCATATCCTCATCCTGCTTCCGATCATGCTCGTTGTCCTCACCGTCATGGCCATGGTCCAAACGGCCGAAGCCAAACGGTTTGGAGGAGGCCGGTCCTTTGGAGGACGGTCGTCCTATTCCAAGAGCTATTCCCGACCCATGCCTTCCAAGAGTTTCGGACAACAGCAAAACACCCGGGCGGGCCGTGTCGGCCAGGCCCCCAACCGAAGTCGCTGGGGCGGCATGTTTGGCGGCCTTCTGGGCGGCATGCTCATGGGCGGTTTGCTGGGCTCTCTCTTTGGTGGCGGCCATTTCATGGGCCCCAATCTCCTTGACCTGCTTCTCATCGGAGGGGGTATCTTCCTTTTGATGCGCTTTCTGCGCAAACGGCGGGAGGCATCAGTGGGCGCCACCTCGTCCGGCGGTTCCCCCTATACCATGGACACCTCCTCCTATCATACCCGTGACGGTTCTGCCTCCGAAACTTCGGCATGGGACAATCTGCAGACAGGAGGGAGTACCCCATCCGGTACATCTTCTTCCTCGGTCGCCATTCCTCCCGATTTTGACCAGGAAGATTTCATGAAAGGAGCCAAAGCCGTGTATCAGCGCTTGCAGAACTCCTGGGACAAACGGGATCTTGATGACATCCGCACCTTCACCTCCCCGGAAGTATACCGGTTTATTGAAGAGCAGTACAAAAACGATCCCACGCCCAGTACCACGGAAATCCTGCTTCTCAACGGTGAGCTTCTCGAAGTGAAAACCATTGGCAATCAAACCGTGGCCACGGTTCATTTTGATGTGATCATGCGCGAAGATCCGTCCAGCCAGGCCACCGAACAGGTTCGCGAAATCTGGCATTTCAGCAAGTACGAAAACAAATCCGGTGACAACTGGGTCCTGGAAGGCATTCAGCAGCTTGAGAACTGA
- a CDS encoding DUF445 domain-containing protein — MKWMMFVAAPVICAFIGWLTNYLAVKMLFHPRKPIKIFSLTIQGIFPKRKKALAANLAMMVQDNLISEKDVAAVIDSPEFAATFREMIQEGLETFVREKLVGIHPMVGMFLNDETMEKIRGLLASQLDEIVPQFLKRGAQEVEDRFDVARLVREKVEGFSMDQLELLLVSIMQKEFRFIELVGAVLGFVIGIFQSLFFLLGGSL; from the coding sequence ATGAAATGGATGATGTTTGTTGCCGCACCTGTCATTTGTGCGTTTATCGGTTGGCTGACCAATTATCTGGCCGTGAAGATGCTCTTTCACCCGCGAAAGCCCATCAAGATTTTTTCGTTGACCATTCAGGGCATTTTTCCCAAGCGCAAGAAGGCCCTGGCGGCCAATCTGGCCATGATGGTTCAGGATAATCTTATCTCGGAAAAGGATGTTGCCGCAGTGATCGACTCCCCGGAATTTGCCGCAACTTTCAGGGAGATGATTCAGGAAGGTCTGGAGACCTTTGTTCGGGAAAAACTCGTGGGCATCCATCCCATGGTCGGCATGTTCCTGAACGACGAAACCATGGAAAAGATACGCGGCCTGCTGGCCAGCCAATTGGATGAGATCGTGCCTCAATTTCTCAAGAGAGGAGCTCAGGAAGTGGAAGACCGGTTTGATGTGGCCAGGCTGGTTCGGGAGAAAGTGGAAGGCTTTTCCATGGATCAGCTGGAACTGCTTCTTGTTTCCATCATGCAAAAGGAGTTTCGGTTTATCGAGCTGGTGGGCGCTGTTTTGGGGTTTGTAATCGGTATTTTTCAATCGCTGTTTTTTCTGCTAGGTGGAAGCCTCTAG
- the lysS gene encoding lysine--tRNA ligase has product MSKNTTTAPNENQVLRHRKEKAAFLEEAGVPLYSNTFRRTTHVSDIFDQYGAVEDEATLDKAGEEFALAGRIVSLRSFGKITFFHLMDRSGSIQVCAQRDALGVSEYKIFKKFDIGDIVGVRGGIFRTRTGELTVKAVSICLITKSMRPLPEKFHGLKDVETRYRQRYVDLIVNPRAKDIFLKRTAIVRSLRNFFDARGFLEVETPMMQAIPGGATARPFETFHNALDMKLYMRIAPELYLKRLLVGGFEKVYEINRNFRNEGIDTQHNPEFTMIEFYWAYADFNDLMDLTEELFCTLAKEVTGDTTVEYQGTPIELGKPWTRMTFYDSLEKIGGLTPQQYGDYDTAKALVQKLGENAQVGEKLGKLQAKLFDILVEPKLIQPHFIYHYPTDISPLARRNEKDPSITDRYELFITGHEMANAFSELNNPFDQRDRFAEQVKEKEAGDDEAHRMDDDYVRALEYGMPSAAGQGIGIDRLVMLLTDSSSIREVILFPLLRPEATGKD; this is encoded by the coding sequence TTGAGCAAGAACACCACCACTGCTCCCAACGAGAACCAGGTCCTTCGCCATCGCAAGGAAAAAGCCGCGTTCCTTGAGGAAGCCGGCGTACCACTGTATTCCAACACCTTCCGCAGAACCACCCACGTTTCCGACATCTTTGATCAGTATGGGGCCGTGGAGGACGAGGCAACCCTCGACAAGGCAGGAGAAGAGTTTGCTCTGGCCGGACGTATCGTCAGCCTGCGTTCCTTTGGCAAAATCACCTTTTTTCATCTCATGGACCGATCCGGTTCCATTCAGGTCTGCGCCCAGCGGGATGCTTTGGGAGTCAGTGAGTACAAAATTTTCAAGAAATTCGACATCGGCGACATTGTCGGCGTACGAGGCGGGATTTTTCGAACCAGGACGGGTGAGCTGACCGTCAAGGCCGTGTCCATTTGTCTGATCACCAAGTCCATGCGCCCTCTTCCGGAAAAATTCCACGGCCTCAAGGATGTGGAAACCAGATATCGGCAACGCTATGTGGACCTGATCGTCAATCCCAGGGCCAAGGATATTTTTCTGAAACGCACGGCCATTGTGCGCTCCTTGCGCAACTTTTTCGACGCCCGCGGCTTTCTGGAAGTGGAAACCCCCATGATGCAGGCCATTCCGGGCGGAGCAACGGCCCGCCCCTTTGAGACCTTTCACAACGCCCTGGACATGAAGCTGTACATGCGTATCGCTCCGGAGCTCTATCTGAAACGCCTTCTGGTCGGCGGATTCGAAAAGGTCTACGAAATCAACAGAAATTTCCGCAATGAGGGCATTGATACCCAGCATAACCCGGAATTCACTATGATCGAATTCTACTGGGCATATGCCGATTTCAATGATCTCATGGATCTGACCGAGGAACTCTTTTGCACCCTGGCCAAGGAAGTCACCGGTGATACCACCGTGGAGTACCAGGGAACACCCATTGAATTGGGCAAGCCATGGACCAGGATGACCTTTTACGATTCCCTGGAAAAAATCGGCGGACTTACTCCCCAGCAATACGGGGATTACGACACGGCCAAGGCCTTGGTCCAGAAACTGGGGGAGAATGCCCAGGTGGGGGAAAAGCTCGGCAAACTGCAGGCAAAGCTGTTTGATATCCTCGTGGAACCCAAGCTCATTCAGCCCCATTTCATCTACCATTATCCAACAGACATCTCGCCTTTGGCCAGACGCAACGAAAAGGATCCGTCCATTACCGACCGGTACGAGCTGTTCATCACAGGGCATGAAATGGCCAATGCCTTTTCCGAATTGAACAATCCCTTTGACCAGCGCGACCGTTTTGCCGAACAGGTCAAGGAAAAGGAAGCCGGAGATGACGAGGCCCATCGCATGGACGACGACTATGTCCGCGCCCTGGAATACGGCATGCCTTCGGCTGCCGGCCAGGGGATCGGCATTGATCGTCTGGTCATGCTCCTTACGGATTCCTCCTCCATCCGCGAAGTCATTCTCTTTCCCCTGCTGCGCCCCGAAGCCACCGGCAAGGACTAG
- a CDS encoding lipoprotein-releasing ABC transporter permease subunit: MRLELFIALRYLIAKRQQAFISVISLISILGVGLGVAALIIVLGVMTGFSENLRDKILGINAHVIVGSLEKGFAHYDQLVAKARSVDGVRSATPFIYSEVILSAPGGAKGAVLRGIDPQSAGSVLSIGKDLQKGSIQALGRDKGFPGVIVGKELAKGLGLTMGSRVNIMSPAGKKTAAGFSPKIMTFEVCGIFATEVFEYDSSLAYVSIPAAQKLLGMNEDLVTGIELKVYDVYGVQKLSKQVLDALGGFPLYVRNWIEMNKNLFSALQLEKTAMGIILIMIVLVGSFSIVTTLIMMVMEKTRDIAVLMSLGATRKNIRNIFILQGTIIGFIGTVLGYVLGIGISLLLKKYQFIKLPADVYYLDHIPIRLEWMDLTLIGVAAMALCFLATIYPARQASRMEPAEALRYE; this comes from the coding sequence ATGCGCCTTGAACTGTTCATAGCCCTACGCTACCTGATCGCCAAACGGCAGCAGGCCTTCATATCCGTCATTTCCCTCATTTCCATCCTGGGGGTGGGGCTCGGCGTGGCTGCCTTGATCATTGTCCTCGGGGTGATGACCGGTTTTAGCGAAAATCTGCGGGACAAGATCCTGGGAATAAACGCCCACGTCATTGTGGGAAGTCTGGAAAAAGGCTTTGCCCATTATGACCAGCTGGTGGCCAAGGCCCGCTCTGTTGACGGAGTCAGAAGCGCCACCCCCTTTATCTACAGCGAAGTCATTCTCAGTGCGCCTGGCGGCGCCAAAGGTGCCGTGCTCCGGGGGATTGACCCTCAATCGGCAGGTTCCGTCCTGAGCATTGGCAAGGATCTGCAAAAGGGAAGCATCCAGGCCCTGGGCAGGGACAAGGGATTTCCCGGAGTCATTGTGGGCAAGGAACTGGCCAAGGGGCTCGGCCTGACCATGGGCAGCCGGGTGAACATCATGTCACCGGCCGGCAAAAAAACAGCGGCAGGATTCAGCCCCAAGATCATGACCTTTGAGGTCTGCGGCATCTTTGCCACAGAGGTCTTTGAGTACGACTCGTCCCTTGCCTACGTATCCATCCCTGCGGCCCAGAAACTTCTGGGCATGAACGAAGATCTGGTCACCGGCATCGAGCTCAAAGTGTACGACGTATACGGGGTACAGAAGCTGAGCAAACAGGTCCTGGACGCTTTGGGTGGTTTTCCCCTGTACGTGCGCAACTGGATCGAGATGAACAAGAATCTCTTTTCCGCCCTGCAGCTTGAAAAGACAGCCATGGGCATCATCCTCATCATGATTGTCCTGGTGGGATCCTTCAGCATTGTAACCACTTTGATCATGATGGTCATGGAAAAGACCAGGGACATTGCCGTGCTCATGTCCCTGGGAGCAACCCGGAAAAACATCCGGAACATCTTCATTCTTCAGGGGACCATCATCGGATTCATCGGAACCGTTCTCGGATATGTCCTGGGGATCGGCATCAGTCTTCTTCTCAAGAAATACCAGTTCATCAAACTGCCTGCCGATGTCTATTATCTGGACCACATTCCCATCAGACTCGAATGGATGGACCTGACCCTCATCGGGGTAGCGGCCATGGCATTGTGCTTTTTGGCCACCATTTATCCGGCCCGTCAGGCCTCACGCATGGAACCTGCCGAGGCGTTGCGCTATGAGTGA